TGCTTTGCATAGTTTTCTAACAAATCTGGTAACTAACGCTTTCGAAGCTTGTGTTAATGATACTTCTGAAATTAAAAAAAGACATTGGGTTACTATCAACGCCAAGAAGACAGATGATAACAGGTACCTATTCGAAGTTGAAGATAACGGCACTGGTATTCCTGGCCGTATAAAAGAAGCAGTATTTGAAGACTTTTTCTCAACTAAGGGACGTGAAGGGACCGGTCTTGGTTTATTGGTAGTCCAAAAAATTGTTGAAGAACACGATGGTACGCTAACATTTACTTCAACTGAAGGCAGGGGAACTAAATTTCGAGTTGTTATACCTAATAAAATAAATTAATATGTTTTATTAAGCTTAATTATCCTTGAAAACTCAGACCAATCATGGTATTATTAATGCAAGCAAATAGATTTGGGAAGGATTATTGATGAGCAAGAAAATATTGATTGTTGATGACGAACAGGACATCAGGATTTATCTTAATACCTTATTCAAAAAAGAAGGCTATGAAACAGCTATAGCAGAGGATGGAGTAATTGCTTTAAGGGTATTAGAAGAATTTAATCCTGACCTGATAACTTTAGATTTGCAAATGCCAAATAACACCGGAACAGATTTCTATCGCAAAATTCATCGAAATGAAAAATATAACAATATTCCCATAATCGTAATAAGCGGTATGGCTGGCCGGCATCTGGCTGTTAAAAAACCTGTTGCCGTGTTCGAAAAACCGATTGATACTGAAAAATTACTGGAAGCTGTCAATAACGTCATCGGTTAAGGAATTATCAAATATTAAATTGGTATTATTTCTAACGATTCGTAAACTTTATGAGCAGCGGTTGAAAAACGTATTGTCAATCG
The Candidatus Zixiibacteriota bacterium DNA segment above includes these coding regions:
- a CDS encoding response regulator, with the protein product MSKKILIVDDEQDIRIYLNTLFKKEGYETAIAEDGVIALRVLEEFNPDLITLDLQMPNNTGTDFYRKIHRNEKYNNIPIIVISGMAGRHLAVKKPVAVFEKPIDTEKLLEAVNNVIG